The following proteins are co-located in the Solenopsis invicta isolate M01_SB chromosome 7, UNIL_Sinv_3.0, whole genome shotgun sequence genome:
- the LOC105193946 gene encoding serine/threonine-protein kinase PAK mbt isoform X1 gives MMISFIIIDTIGTMFTKKKKKPQISTPTNFEHRVHTGFDKREGKFVGLPLQWASIVGNNQILKSTNRPLPLVDPSEITPTEILDLKTIVRGHNDPRISRPLATDKAVENGLPKTSTVARSNSLRSSSPPRLRRDYRHNLPPSVPEGQEIPSNINQGFTNFGKPHNFIDKLRQNSPSVGSGLNSSMQNMIPNLQNLNPNMQSSPNLTHSGSNVPNLSLNFQNLSPIVNSQASVQNSNTSQLLDTEFHRLNSQMAVTSGQYNGNVQGSTMEASREHQVGQNVLLHKLQPKISPVGSIASQRPLSQLSSHNINKYPQAYVSENSSNLQSHLKKPMETSQSMHNLSKPSLPSGMSGTSSTPDQNQNMKSAVSSGNLAVGASSNNTNKQTEQRLTHEQFRAALQMVVSQGDPRENLENFLKIGEGSTGTVCIATDKSTNRQVAVKKMDLRKQQRRELLFNEVVIMRDYHHPNIVEMYNSFLVDDELWVVMEYLEGGALTDIVTHSRMDESQIATVCSQCLKPLAYLHSQGVIHRDIKSDSILLTADGRVKLSDFGFCAQVSQELPKRKSLVGTPYWMSPEVISRLPYGPEVDIWSLGIMIIEMIDGEPPFFNEPPLQAMRRIRDMPPPKLKNFHRVSPRLQGFLERMLVRDPAQRATAAELLQHPFLRQAQSPSILIPLMRGARHTNC, from the exons GGACAATGTTTactaagaagaaaaagaaaccgCAAATCTCCACGCCTACCAATTTCGAACATAGGGTGCATACCGGATTTGACAAACGTGAGGGCAAATTTGTCGGACTGCCGCTGCAATGGGCTTCCATAGTTGGGAACAACCAGATTTTAAAGTCGACCAACAGACCACTGCCCTTGGTCGATCCAAGCGAGATCACACCTACCGAGATCCTTGACTTAAAGACCATCGTAAGAGGTCACAACGATCCTAGGATAAGTAGACCACTTGCTACCGACAAGGCTGTGGAGAATGGTCTGCCTAAGACCAGCACAGTTGCCCGTTCCAATTCTCTACGTTCTTCGAGTCCACCACGACTCAGGAGAGATTACAG gCATAATCTTCCACCATCCGTCCCCGAAGGCCAAGAGATACCTTCAAACATCAATCAAGGCTTTACAAACTTTGGCAAGCCACACAACTTCATCGATAAACTAAGGCAAAATTCCCCGAGTGTTGGCAGTGGATTAAACTCCAGCATGCAAAACATGATCCCAAATCTTCAAAATCTCAATCCTAATATGCAATCTTCGCCAAATTTAACTCACTCGGGCTCAAATGTACCAAATCTATCCTTAAATTTCCAAAACTTAAGTCCTATTGTAAATTCACAAGCTTCAGTACAAAATTCAAATACGTCGCAACTTCTTGATACCGAATTTCACAGACTAAATTCGCAAATGGCCGTGACGTCAGGACAATATAATGGCAATGTACAG gGTTCAACTATGGAGGCATCAAGGGAACATCAAGTTGgccaaaatgttttattacacaAGCTACAGCCAAAAATTTCGCCAGTGGGTTCAATAGCCTCGCAACGACCTCTGAGTCAATTGAGTtcacataatattaataaatatcctCAGGCATATGTATCTGAAAATTCATCTAATCTTCAATCGCATTTGAAGAAACCAATGGAAACTTCTCAATCAATGCATAATTTATCAAAACCAAGTTTACCATCTGGAATGTCAGGAACCAGTTCTACTCCAGatcaaaatcaaaatatgaaaagtGCCGTCTCCTCAGGGAATTTAGCTGTTGGTGCAAGTTCAAACAATACCAATAAACAAACGGAGCAGAGACTTACACATGAACAGTTCCGGGCTGCTTTACAAATGGTG GTAAGCCAAGGTGATCCAAGAGAAAATTTGgagaatttcttaaaaattggtGAAGGTAGCACGGGAACTGTATGTATAGCTACAGATAAGAGTACAAACCGTCAAGTTGCAGTTAAGAAGATGGATTTAAGGAAACAGCAAAGGCGTGAATTGCTTTTTAATGAAGTCGTTATTATGAGGGACTATCATCATCCAAATATAGTcgaaatgtataatagtttctTGGTGGACGATGAATTATGGGTAGTTATGGAGTATCTAGAGGGAGGTGCACTAACTGATATCGTAACACATTCAAGAATGGATGAAAGTCAGATAGCTACAGTGTGTTCTCAGTGTCTTAAACCACTGGCATATTTACACTCGCAAGGTGTTATACACAGGGATATTAAGTCTGATTCAATATTACTTACGGCGGACGGCAGAGTAAAACTGTCAGATTTTGGTTTCTGTGCTCAAGTCTCTCAAGAATTACCAAAGCGAAAGTCTCTCGTCGGAACCCCATACTGGATGAGTCCCGAAGTTATTTCaag GTTGCCATACGGACCTGAAGTGGATATCTGGTCATTAGGAATAATGATCATTGAAATGATCGACGGTGAGCCACCATTTTTCAATGAGCCACCTCTACAAGCTATGAGACGTATCAGGGATATGCCCCCaccaaaattaaagaattttcatAGA GTTAGTCCACGTCTTCAAGGTTTCCTTGAACGAATGCTCGTGCGTGATCCAGCGCAACGAGCTACAGCAGCTGAGTTATTACAACATCCATTCCTTAGGCAGGCTCAAAGTCCCAGTATTTTGATTCCATTAATGAGAGGCGCCAGACACACAAATTGTTGA
- the LOC105193946 gene encoding serine/threonine-protein kinase PAK mbt isoform X2 yields MFTKKKKKPQISTPTNFEHRVHTGFDKREGKFVGLPLQWASIVGNNQILKSTNRPLPLVDPSEITPTEILDLKTIVRGHNDPRISRPLATDKAVENGLPKTSTVARSNSLRSSSPPRLRRDYRHNLPPSVPEGQEIPSNINQGFTNFGKPHNFIDKLRQNSPSVGSGLNSSMQNMIPNLQNLNPNMQSSPNLTHSGSNVPNLSLNFQNLSPIVNSQASVQNSNTSQLLDTEFHRLNSQMAVTSGQYNGNVQGSTMEASREHQVGQNVLLHKLQPKISPVGSIASQRPLSQLSSHNINKYPQAYVSENSSNLQSHLKKPMETSQSMHNLSKPSLPSGMSGTSSTPDQNQNMKSAVSSGNLAVGASSNNTNKQTEQRLTHEQFRAALQMVVSQGDPRENLENFLKIGEGSTGTVCIATDKSTNRQVAVKKMDLRKQQRRELLFNEVVIMRDYHHPNIVEMYNSFLVDDELWVVMEYLEGGALTDIVTHSRMDESQIATVCSQCLKPLAYLHSQGVIHRDIKSDSILLTADGRVKLSDFGFCAQVSQELPKRKSLVGTPYWMSPEVISRLPYGPEVDIWSLGIMIIEMIDGEPPFFNEPPLQAMRRIRDMPPPKLKNFHRVSPRLQGFLERMLVRDPAQRATAAELLQHPFLRQAQSPSILIPLMRGARHTNC; encoded by the exons ATGTTTactaagaagaaaaagaaaccgCAAATCTCCACGCCTACCAATTTCGAACATAGGGTGCATACCGGATTTGACAAACGTGAGGGCAAATTTGTCGGACTGCCGCTGCAATGGGCTTCCATAGTTGGGAACAACCAGATTTTAAAGTCGACCAACAGACCACTGCCCTTGGTCGATCCAAGCGAGATCACACCTACCGAGATCCTTGACTTAAAGACCATCGTAAGAGGTCACAACGATCCTAGGATAAGTAGACCACTTGCTACCGACAAGGCTGTGGAGAATGGTCTGCCTAAGACCAGCACAGTTGCCCGTTCCAATTCTCTACGTTCTTCGAGTCCACCACGACTCAGGAGAGATTACAG gCATAATCTTCCACCATCCGTCCCCGAAGGCCAAGAGATACCTTCAAACATCAATCAAGGCTTTACAAACTTTGGCAAGCCACACAACTTCATCGATAAACTAAGGCAAAATTCCCCGAGTGTTGGCAGTGGATTAAACTCCAGCATGCAAAACATGATCCCAAATCTTCAAAATCTCAATCCTAATATGCAATCTTCGCCAAATTTAACTCACTCGGGCTCAAATGTACCAAATCTATCCTTAAATTTCCAAAACTTAAGTCCTATTGTAAATTCACAAGCTTCAGTACAAAATTCAAATACGTCGCAACTTCTTGATACCGAATTTCACAGACTAAATTCGCAAATGGCCGTGACGTCAGGACAATATAATGGCAATGTACAG gGTTCAACTATGGAGGCATCAAGGGAACATCAAGTTGgccaaaatgttttattacacaAGCTACAGCCAAAAATTTCGCCAGTGGGTTCAATAGCCTCGCAACGACCTCTGAGTCAATTGAGTtcacataatattaataaatatcctCAGGCATATGTATCTGAAAATTCATCTAATCTTCAATCGCATTTGAAGAAACCAATGGAAACTTCTCAATCAATGCATAATTTATCAAAACCAAGTTTACCATCTGGAATGTCAGGAACCAGTTCTACTCCAGatcaaaatcaaaatatgaaaagtGCCGTCTCCTCAGGGAATTTAGCTGTTGGTGCAAGTTCAAACAATACCAATAAACAAACGGAGCAGAGACTTACACATGAACAGTTCCGGGCTGCTTTACAAATGGTG GTAAGCCAAGGTGATCCAAGAGAAAATTTGgagaatttcttaaaaattggtGAAGGTAGCACGGGAACTGTATGTATAGCTACAGATAAGAGTACAAACCGTCAAGTTGCAGTTAAGAAGATGGATTTAAGGAAACAGCAAAGGCGTGAATTGCTTTTTAATGAAGTCGTTATTATGAGGGACTATCATCATCCAAATATAGTcgaaatgtataatagtttctTGGTGGACGATGAATTATGGGTAGTTATGGAGTATCTAGAGGGAGGTGCACTAACTGATATCGTAACACATTCAAGAATGGATGAAAGTCAGATAGCTACAGTGTGTTCTCAGTGTCTTAAACCACTGGCATATTTACACTCGCAAGGTGTTATACACAGGGATATTAAGTCTGATTCAATATTACTTACGGCGGACGGCAGAGTAAAACTGTCAGATTTTGGTTTCTGTGCTCAAGTCTCTCAAGAATTACCAAAGCGAAAGTCTCTCGTCGGAACCCCATACTGGATGAGTCCCGAAGTTATTTCaag GTTGCCATACGGACCTGAAGTGGATATCTGGTCATTAGGAATAATGATCATTGAAATGATCGACGGTGAGCCACCATTTTTCAATGAGCCACCTCTACAAGCTATGAGACGTATCAGGGATATGCCCCCaccaaaattaaagaattttcatAGA GTTAGTCCACGTCTTCAAGGTTTCCTTGAACGAATGCTCGTGCGTGATCCAGCGCAACGAGCTACAGCAGCTGAGTTATTACAACATCCATTCCTTAGGCAGGCTCAAAGTCCCAGTATTTTGATTCCATTAATGAGAGGCGCCAGACACACAAATTGTTGA